Within Topomyia yanbarensis strain Yona2022 chromosome 2, ASM3024719v1, whole genome shotgun sequence, the genomic segment ttacctcctaaaaataaatagatctgatttttataggaaatttgtcaacgaaacaaagtctagaagaccgcgaaacgatctgatgcttgtggaaaaagttattaagcaaaaaccgagattgatgccctgaagattaatgaaaattttacttttcattaaTCTTCAGCTACTGCTGCTGACGTtcaatttatataaaaaaatctttaatttccttttattatgtacaaaagaagactcaatttatccctcaaaactcttgcgaagtggtcAAAcaatatagataaatgatttagacacattaagaaaagatcaaaacaaaattgcacataattggacaaccaacaacagtggtgctagaaaaaatgaatatttcatcAAGCATATCAtatcagagcatcaattggtttcagctaataacttttttctcaagcgacAGATCGTCTCGAAaagagactttgtttctttgttaaatttcctacaaaagccacataacggtttatttttaggaagcaatcggcgactcctggaggaattattttgtgaaagttaattttatcatataaaatcccatgtaaactttaaacagtgggcgcaaaaatatagtttcagggatcaagctaagaatttgcacagatgttctaggacccaggtggtacccaaaaagttgctcggagctggaatctattttttgtcccatccTAGTATACATGCAAACTACAAGTCACTCGAGCTTTACTCctgcccggtcaaaccattcggaatttgattcggaatcctgaatggagtcagtatggattccaaatcaaatgcaacaaccgattctgaaaccgattgagttggaatcggttgttgcatttgatttggaatacataatgactccattcagaaatccgaaccggttccggaatgagtttagcTGGGTGGTTACGAccacagtttataaagaacagttgcgcaaagactgaagcaaatttacctattgaacactcaaaacgtctacctatcggacacgaagaataacaatgctcgaatacgtggggagtatcgttattatgtgattataattatgagaaaaaattcaatgatgtaATATTAACCTTATTTAAAACCAGGAATATTTCGCTTAatgacaattattaaaaaatatatgttcactgatattcaaatttggcaCTATTTCAAACACCGGAACAGCTCTGAGTAATGTTAATAATCTTCCaccgacagtggaaatatgaaggtatttctcatagttaaagtgcagctaaaattttgacaaatttgtgtatgcattccacttatacatatgtacttattcaaatttatcttacgctgcaaattcgattgttttttgtcacaccccaatcagacgacaagcggcaaaaatcaatgcatttcgttcttagttgcggatcagttgagaaccggaaaaagcttaaattctttatacgatgttatttatcgtactgatttttacaaaaactaaacacttaattttaaatttttaaatgcgcaaagttaacttctaactgaagcgttcgggtgaagtcatttgaaatttaactaaaaataaaaggttgccaaaatttaaaaaagaccaattattggtccaatgttgccaatcctctttacgcaactctacTATTAAAAACTCTGGTTACGACCAGACAAAAAAGTAGtaaaccgtgcagccaaattttTCTTTCCGCGTGTCTTcatatttaaaacatcgtcttggAGCAATACCAGTCGGttttagagcactctagttagagtgtgatcaagaggccatgacgtatccaaacgaacatgaaatttgacatatttctattgtgtatacgtcaaattccatgttcgtttggatacgtcatggtctcttggccacactctaactagagtgctctagtcgGTTTCCCTCacagccctctaagaacggttggtttcaaaatcgtccaatgaaggacgttcgttggaccaatttggacaacgtccaaatagccgttcaacaaacgtccatcgttggacccgtgttgaacggttttgcaacaattttttggatcacgcagaaaaaattagcatatttataccaaaaatatgtgttattgaatccaatcatttattgtttatcactttaacaaacaaacttattagtttgaaaatatttttttattagaacaacaacaaatttttgctctcaataaatacatttttagtatcaataattttcttttaatttcaataaaataattattgaaaaacggaacgataattttgttttattgaaacaataaataaattttattgaattcaataaataattttattgtctcccgaccaataatttaattttttgaatttaatgcataattttattgaaccgacaaatcttttttctacGTGATGTCTTAGTGGGAGGCTATACAAGCAAATTTTACTAATGAAATCAAATCCATCAGAACTACGCCACTGCTTCATTTGTGTATTTGCAgcctcctggcaaccctataccaaatacaaatatttgtatttgcctatactatcatatggagtttgacagcgaccgacatatatggggcgttatagctataaagccccaaacaaagaattatgttcggcactatgctcgatattcaagcattccacacgacgttttgcatcttgtgggatgatttaatatcatatcattcagaaaatcgacattttgtaactaagtACAGCGTCtaattcggttcaaaatcaatgttttgcttttctggcagtgatgctggctgtacagagacgtcgtccttgacaagGAGCTGTGTATTTGTCAATTATCAGCTGACGCACCCCTTGGACTTTTTGACGTTCTTTTTTATTCGATCATTTTGTTGTCATTCTCGCTCGTTCTTCGTAAGAAGGAAAAAATATTGCTGCAAATAAGTATAGGAAACACATGTACAGAATATACTTGAAATATTTGTAAATCTAGAGCCAATTCCAGTGAAAATAAACGAAGTTATTATTTCTAAAGCTTAAACATGGATTTGGAGTTAAAAAAGGTATTTGTGAGAATGATTAGACAGGAATATTTTCGAATAAGAATCTTATTTTTAGGCTTTCACCGAAATGCAAGTTAACAAAATTgaatcgaccaaaaaaattcGTCTATTGGATATGAAAACCGACAATTTGAAGGTGTCCAAGCAGCGAGTGGAACTTACAAACAAGGAAATTTCTCAGCTTGAAACCGACACTAAAGTGTATGCATCGGTCGGAAGGATGTTCGTTCTGTCGAATGTGACTTCATTGACGGATGAAATGAAATTGAAGCAAAGCAATTTTGAGGAAATGATCAGCCAGtgtgaaaaaaataaagaatttttactAAAGAACCTCAAAGAGCAGGAAGACAGTTTGCGAGAATTGGTACAGCAGAAACGATCAGAATCAACGGTAAAAGAAAACGGAACAAACCCAAAAAAAGAAGAGGCAGATTAGGTTTTAGTTCAACGTGAATAATTTCGGATACCAGAAAACCAGAGCGTTGGAGTATCATTTCTTGCGTAATTCTTGAATAATAAAGCTACATTACTTTCGCTAATACGTCATCAAGATTAAAATTTGCATAGGAAGAGAACTCATTACCCAAATTGCGCTCATGTTCCGGTTTAAACTTACATATATCTAAAGTCAAATGTTTCTTAGCCCATTCACGAACCACAAAACCGGAACAAAGTATTATTTTGCAatctttttttgatatttttcgaACTACGATGCTAATTTTCTCAATACATTCTTCCGATAAAAATGGGGGGTCAGCTATCACAATATCAAATTTTTCTCTAAAGTCATCCAAATAATCCTCCTCAATTGCACGATTGTAATCGAAATGGCGGAAGTTTGATCCTATAGATGTGAACCGTTCGTCAAATTCGAAAAGTGTTACTGCAAAAAATATATAACTTATTAAACGAATCATATAACCAcgctttataaaaaaatattgctatgGAGGAATTAGCCTACTTCTCACAAAAAGTGCATTCTGGGAATAATTGAGACGGACAGAATTCATAGAATATAATCATTTCATTTAAATCGTTTGTGCTTGAGGTCGGTAAAAGTCAGTTCCGtctcaaacaaaaaataaaagttgtatTCAAATGTACTTAAAATCGACACTATAACATATTTTACTAAATATATCATGTTTGAGACGATGTAAACTATATTAAAAGATACTGCGGTTCTACTGGCATAAGAAATTAACAGTAAATGAACCACCTATTCCGTATAAGATCAAAACCTTTTTATCCTCTCGTTAAATGCTAGGAAGTAGTTTTTTTAATAGGGAAGAAAACATCGATATCGTCGCTGATTTGTTAGAATCATTTCGGCTTACAGAATATATACCTGAATAAAACCTTACCGTCATTGTGAACAGCTTTGATATGACTATAAAGCGATGGACATGAGACCAGTGCCACACAGGGTTCTATTCCTACAGATTCAAAATGTTCACGAAAATACTTCACCACGAATGTTAGCCTTTCTTTCGTCTGAGTGTTGTACCAAAATTGACTCAATTGCTGTTAAATCACGGGAGAAAATATTGATTCATTGTAATATACTATATACTAATCGTTCTTGGGCTAaacaataaattacaattacaaaccCAATTTTCTTCAAAGTCGTTCTGAACTAATTCGCCGGTATGCTCACGCATTTCTTTCTCGTATAGGAACTGTTGTAGAACTAGCATCGTGTCTGCAGGAAGCCGGCACTCATCCTCGTCACTTTCTCCAGTGCCTTGAGAGGACATTCTTTGCTAAACTAAAACGAATTgcaagaaaaattaaacaaaacacCACGCACGTGCAAGTTGTGGGCAATGttgtatatataggtgtggcagaacacacggtttgctagtattggcaaccaaaaatatgtaagcaatccagaagcacaacaagtcgacgtcatagcgttcacacctgggacgggacctgcggattcgtgttttcttattctttctttttgtttgttatatcTTACTTCTTCGATTCACACACACTAATACTTGGTGTAGTTCAAGAAATCACATGACTTttttatgtggttttcgtttgaagcgaaactgagtcagttcctaaccccaactgctgtcaaaatgtatgaactgacagcagttggggttagaacctgactcagtttcaggttcaagcgaaatcgccattaaagaacaaacaagaattctagagaaaattttcaataggacgtaagtaacattgagagcctctctttgtttactttctctttcgtttattacgacgtcattacaacactttgcactaattttccagtacatatcgaaaggcgacggtttttactagaatattatgcaaagagtttagtaataaatgttgaaatggccgagtaatgaacagaagagaaagaccccaaagagaatctctcattgttacttacgtcctattgaaaattttctctagaattgaactttcaaattttttttgtgaatccaTTATCATGGAGTGCAAGGTCAAAAATTGCGGTCGAAGTAAAGCGAAAAATCCGGAGATGACTTTTCACCATTTTCCGGTGAAACCCGATTTGTGAGAACAGTGGGTGTTCACAAGAATTACCGATCTCGAAATTAATGAAAGCACTATCATCTCCACTATTATTATTGATCTAATGattaatttattgaaatatttgaaaaaaagtttagcgtttacttaatttcaaatagAATACTCCCCATATTAATCACTCTGAGGACAGCCGGTTCAATCTGACATTTGCGTGCTGGATCAATTTGACacgcgttttttttctttccgcaggtcccgtcccaggttcacacgattcaatgggagcggaacgaacggtatgacgaaagcaagtcaattaattctgtgatcactcacaccattCATGTAAGTTTTATCTTACGAAACCAAACAGTCCGCGCTtcgcc encodes:
- the LOC131681996 gene encoding prefoldin subunit 1 yields the protein MDLELKKAFTEMQVNKIESTKKIRLLDMKTDNLKVSKQRVELTNKEISQLETDTKVYASVGRMFVLSNVTSLTDEMKLKQSNFEEMISQCEKNKEFLLKNLKEQEDSLRELVQQKRSESTVKENGTNPKKEEAD
- the LOC131681995 gene encoding protein-lysine N-methyltransferase CG9154, which translates into the protein MSSQGTGESDEDECRLPADTMLVLQQFLYEKEMREHTGELVQNDFEENWQLSQFWYNTQTKERLTFVVKYFREHFESVGIEPCVALVSCPSLYSHIKAVHNDVTLFEFDERFTSIGSNFRHFDYNRAIEEDYLDDFREKFDIVIADPPFLSEECIEKISIVVRKISKKDCKIILCSGFVVREWAKKHLTLDICKFKPEHERNLGNEFSSYANFNLDDVLAKVM